The following nucleotide sequence is from Lysobacter panacisoli.
GCGCGTCGACGGCTTCGTGCTCACGCAGGAGCGCGAGAAGCTGATCGACATCCGCACGCTGCGCGGCGGACTCGATGCGCGGCAAGGACAGCTGCATGTCGAGCACGTGTTCGTGGACAGCGATCGCGGACGCTTCAACCTGCACGGCGACTACGTGCCGCGCGACGATTACCGCACCGATGTCACCGCGAGCGCGGTGCTGCCCGCGGCGGAAGGACGCACGCCCGCGCGCGTCGGCCTGGTCGCACGCGGCGATCTGTCGCGCATGAGCGTCGCCATCGCCGGCCACACGCCGTCGCCGCTGCACGCGAGCAGCGTGCTGCGCGGTCGCGACCAGCCGCGCTGGCGGCTGGATGCGGATTCCGAAGGACTCGACATCGGCCTGGTCACGGGCGCCGAAGCCAGCGACGACGACCAGCCGCTGATCTTCAGTTTCAGCGCCGACGGCGTGGGCGGATCGGCCGACCTGCGCGGCGAACTGCGCCAGGGCGATCTGGTCGCGACGGTGCTGCCATCGAAGGTGCGCGTGGAGAACCAGGTGCTCGACGTGCAGCCGCTGTCGCTGCGCATCTTCGACGGCACCGCGACGCTGCGCGGCACGGCGGATTTCAAGGATCCGGAGAATGCGCGCTTCCGTTTCGCCGCGAACGCGCGCGACCTGACCTTCGGCGGACAGACCACTGTCCCCGCACCTACGACGAATCCACCGGCGAGCGTGAGTGCGGCCAAGCTGCAGAAGGTCACGACGCAGGCCGCACCGGGCGAGCAGACCGTGCCGGTGGCGATCCAGGCCGACGCCGACCTGGGCTTCGCAGGCACGATGAAATCATGGGCCGCGATCGGCAATGCCACGCTGCGTCGCGACGGCGAGGAAGCGACGGTGCGGTTCGACGGTCGCGGCAACGACGAGCGCATGGTGCTCAAGACGCTGCAGGCGCGCATGCCCAGCGGCACGCTCGATGGCAGCGGCACGGTCGCGTGGGCGCCGTCGCTGGGCTGGGACATCAACGCCACGCTGGCCGGTTTCGATCCGGGCTACTTCGCCGCGGACTGGAAGGGTTCGGTCAACGGCAAGCTCGCCACGAAGGGCAGCACGCGCGACGACGGCGGACTGGAAATCGCCGCGGATGCGACCAGTCTCGGCGGCCGTCTGCGCAACCGTCCGCTCGGCGGACGCGCGCGTTTCGCGATGCACGGCGCCGGCAACGCGGGCGGCGAAACCGCCTACGACGGCGACGTCGCGCTCACGCTCGGCACCAGCCGCATCGACGCGAAGGGCAAGGTCGCCAGCGCGCTCGACATCGACGCGAAGTTCTCGCCGCTGGTACTCAGCGACCTGCTGCCCGGCGGCGCCGGCACGCTGCGCGGATCGCTGCAGTTGAAGGGTCCGCGTACCGCGCCTGACGTCGTCGCCGACCTCACCGGCAGCGGCCTGAAGTACGGCGACTACCGCGCCGATTCGTTGAGCGCGAAGGGTCGCCTGCCGTGGCAGCGCGGCGACGGTGCGATCGCGATCCGCGCGAGCGGACTCGAAGCCGGACTGCCGTTCTCGTCGCTGAGCGTCGATGCGCGCGGCGCGGTCGAATCGCTGCAGCTCCAGGGCGAGGCACGCGGCGACATCGGCGTGCTGACGCTGGCGGGCAACGCGAACAAGCGCGGCAACACGTGGCAGGGCGCGCTGTCGGCGTTCCAGCTCGCACCGGTGCGCGGCGCGTCATGGCGACTGCAACAGGCGGCGCGCTTCAGCTGGGACGGTCGCAACGGTTCGCTCAGCAACAGCTGCTTCGTCTCGAGCGGCGGCGGCTCGCTGTGCGCGAACGCGGACTGGCCGCGTCGCGGGCTCGCCGTGCGCGGCGAAGCGCTGCCGTTGAGCCTGCTGGTGCCGTACTTGCCCGAGCGCGAAGAAGGCCGTCCGTGGATCCTGCGCGGCGAGATCTCGCTGGATGGGCAGCTGCGCCCGGTCGGCAACGCGTGGCGTGGACAGGTGAATGTGCGCTCGGCCGGCGGCGGTCTCAAGAACAGCGCGCGTTCGCGTCGCGAAGTATTGAGTTACGACAACCTTGCGCTCAACGCGACCTTCGACCCGC
It contains:
- a CDS encoding translocation/assembly module TamB domain-containing protein, which codes for MSEPTPANEIPQDPHEQRIADLRKRRFARLRWLAVRAAIVSVALALIAGVFLYWLLTSIGGRDLLMAQIVARLPENATLSWRSLEGPLSGPLTLNGVRFTYDRIVFTADRVHIDPAIRPLIRRRLRLDALQIANATLELPKSDEPFELPQWPDVLPEIAPPLELQADDVRVDGFVLTQEREKLIDIRTLRGGLDARQGQLHVEHVFVDSDRGRFNLHGDYVPRDDYRTDVTASAVLPAAEGRTPARVGLVARGDLSRMSVAIAGHTPSPLHASSVLRGRDQPRWRLDADSEGLDIGLVTGAEASDDDQPLIFSFSADGVGGSADLRGELRQGDLVATVLPSKVRVENQVLDVQPLSLRIFDGTATLRGTADFKDPENARFRFAANARDLTFGGQTTVPAPTTNPPASVSAAKLQKVTTQAAPGEQTVPVAIQADADLGFAGTMKSWAAIGNATLRRDGEEATVRFDGRGNDERMVLKTLQARMPSGTLDGSGTVAWAPSLGWDINATLAGFDPGYFAADWKGSVNGKLATKGSTRDDGGLEIAADATSLGGRLRNRPLGGRARFAMHGAGNAGGETAYDGDVALTLGTSRIDAKGKVASALDIDAKFSPLVLSDLLPGGAGTLRGSLQLKGPRTAPDVVADLTGSGLKYGDYRADSLSAKGRLPWQRGDGAIAIRASGLEAGLPFSSLSVDARGAVESLQLQGEARGDIGVLTLAGNANKRGNTWQGALSAFQLAPVRGASWRLQQAARFSWDGRNGSLSNSCFVSSGGGSLCANADWPRRGLAVRGEALPLSLLVPYLPEREEGRPWILRGEISLDGQLRPVGNAWRGQVNVRSAGGGLKNSARSRREVLSYDNLALNATFDPRRINGELTTAFNSGGRIDARIATGWDDFAPIAGEVAINTDELVWLELFSPDIMEPKGRLDARITLAGTRARPQLGGQARLSQFSTEIPSLAIVLENGDVRVDALPDGTARIDGSIRSGEGTLNVDGSLNWQNTSAPLLLTVTGQNVLVSDTRDLHAIASPDVQVRYAAGQPITVTGTVTVPSARIDLERLDQGVSASPDVVVLDPEDPEETGASPLDLDLTLALGDDVKLNGFGLEGGLGGKMRVRSHPGREMTASGQLQVHGQYKAYGQELSITRGELSWSGGPVSDPILNVRAERVVGDVTAGVDIRGRASAPTAEVWSDPASSQSEALAYLTLGRPLASANSDESKQVNAASAALSAGGSLIASQLGAKLGLDDAGVSDSRALGGSVLGIGKHISPRLYVGYGVSLLGTGQVLMLKYLLRKGFDVQIESSTIENRASINWRKEK